One stretch of Manis pentadactyla isolate mManPen7 chromosome 10, mManPen7.hap1, whole genome shotgun sequence DNA includes these proteins:
- the ESPL1 gene encoding separin isoform X3, with translation MRSFKGVNFGALLSSLKETKELLADLKEFLSKIPPGSSSCRSYAERRQACDAILRACNQQLTAKLACPRHLGSLLELAELACNGYLVSTPQRPHLYLERILFIFLRNVAAQGIPEATLRLAKPLHACLVQCSHQAAPQDYEAVAQGSFSLLWKGAEALVERGAALSARLQALSFLVLLEDESTPYEVPHFASPTACRVVAAHQLFDATGHGLNEADADFLDDLLSRHVIRVLVGEREGSPGPLSPQRALCLLELTLEYCRRLCWSHHHAKATRAVEKVHNYLRNTSLAPSLQLCQLGVELLQVGEGRSQAVAKILIKASAVLNNNMEALSPPLRALCDSCQFFFSGLERGTKRRYGPDAILGLFAFLGGYCSLIRQLQDGVCRDSSKQHQSLVQMYFQGLHLYTVVVYDFAQGCQVADLTDLAQLVESCKSTVAWMLEALQGLSGQMLTEYLGMTASYTSNLAYSFYSHKLFAEACAISEPVCQHLGLVKLHTYPEVPSEKLHRCFRLHVESLKKLGEQAQGCKMVTLWLAALQPCSPEHMTEPVTFWVRVKMDAARAGDKELQLRTLRDSLSGWDPETLALLLREELQAYKAVRADTGQERFNVICDLLELSPEETPTGAWARATHLVELAQVLCYHDFAQQTDCSALDAIQEALQLLESVRPEAQAEDRLLDDKAQALLWLYICTLEAKMQEGIERDQRAQAPTNLEEFEVNDLNYEDKLQEDRFLYSNIAFNLAADAGEDCKHAQSKCLDEALALWKEVLTKGQAPTLRCLQQTAASLQILAALYQLVAKPLQALEVLLLVRIVSQRLEDHAKAAGSSCHATQLLLALGCPSYAQLHLEEAKSSLKLLDHTTDSYLLLSLTCDLLQSQLCYVHQQVTEGASLLLSVLRDPALQRSSKAWYLLRVQALQLVAVYLSLSSDSLSASLGEQICAQGWQTPEIALIDSHKLLRSILLLLMGSDMLSVQKAAVETPFLDYGENLVQKWQVLAEVLSCSEKLVSHLGRLGSVSEAKAFCLEALKLTTKLQMPRQCALFLVLKGELELARNDVDLCQSDLQQVLFLLESCTEFGGLAQHPDSVKKVHLQKGKHLAQVPRPPELPEEEPFLRGPSLELVATVAKEPGPIAPSTNSSPALKVKPPPSPDFLTHLPTCDCSLCASPVLSAVCLRWTLVTAELRLTTGHEAQGLNMLRVVLKGCLAATERFTQALQASLNHKAPPSPVPSLLDEILAKAYTQLALEGLSQPSNKSLGKVLELGLKFVAARIPHLEPWRASLLLIWALEKLAGLSCCTTELFASSWGWQPPSIKTPPGSGPSKPWSQKHSGRGRQQAVSTTLPLHNTLEGGGPPSTPKPTGQVRQAGPRVPFTVFEEVFHTKSKPEVPKAPKVQQRVQTRLKMNFSDDSDLEDPFSVEAQLAEELKRRGTASRGRGRARNGPSLKTVTTAAPGSVPKQPGLGGRTRRAKKVASGHCEELGPEIMRTIPEEELTDNQMEMSFEILRGSDGEDSSSGGKAPAPGPDTAIGECEVLRRDSSKEELPILGPDKERDKALDPRHQLPSTPVAIGLSTLDSICDSLSVAFRGVSHCPPSGLYAHLCRLLALCLGHRDPYATACLVTESVSITCRHQLLTHLHRQLSKAQKHRGSVEVTDQLQKLSLQERQGDVPLARIQRLFSFRASGSGHFLQAEKERFQEHLALIPSGVTVCVLALATLQPGTVDNTLLLTRLEKDNHPVTVQIATAQNKFPLSSALKEFDAIQKEQKENSSCTDKREWWTGRLELDRRMEVLITSLEKHVLGCWRGLLVPSSEDSSPAREASQLQELLQECGWKYPDPTLLKIMLSGASTLTPQDIQALAYGLCPARPERAQELLSEAIGRLQGQTVPSNKHLVLVLDKDLQKLPWESMPSLRALPVTRLPSFHFLLSYSIIRESGASSVLSQGVDPRSTFYVLNPHNNLSSTEEQFRARFNSYAGHGAGARFLDGQAVLRLSCRAVALLFGCSSAALAVHGNLEGAGIVLKYIMAGCPLFLGNLWDVTDRDIDRYTEALLQGWLGAGPGAPLLYYVNQARQAPRLKYLIGAAPVAYGLPVSLR, from the exons ATGAGAAGCTTCAAAGGAGTCAACTTTGGGGCTCTGCTAAGCAGCCTGAAGGAGACTAAAGAGTTGCTAGCTGACTTGAAG GAGTTCCTGTCCAAGATTCCACCTGGTTCTTCCAGCTGCCGATCCTATGCTGAGAGGAGACAAGCTTGTGATGCCATACTGAGGGCTTGCAACCAGCAGCTGACAGCCAAGTTGGCTTGCCCTAGACACCTGGGGAGTCTACTGGAGCTGGCGGAGCTGGCCTGCAATGGCTACTTGGTGTCCACCCCCCAGCGCCCACACCTCTACCTGGAACGAATTCTGTTTATCTTTCTGCGTAATGTTGCTGCACAGGGAATCCCAGAGGCCACACTCCGACTGGCTAAGCCCCTTCACGCCTGCTTGGTGCAGTGCTCTCACCAAGCTGCTCCTCAGGACTATGAGGCTGTGGCTCAGGGCAGCTTTTCTCTGCTTTGGAAGGGAGCAGAAGCCCTGGTGGAGCGGGGAGCTGCCTTGTCAGCTAGGCTGCAGGCCTTGAGCTTTCTAGTACTCTTGGAGGATGAAAGTACCCCTTATGAAGTTCCCCACTTTGCTTCTCCAACAGCCTGTCGAGTGGTAGCTGCCCATCAGCTATTTGATGCTACTGGGCATGGTCTTAATGAAGCAGATGCAGATTTCCTAGATGACCTGCTCTCCAGGCATGTTATCAGAGTCTTGGTGGGTGAGAGAGAGGGCTCTCCTGGTCCTCTTTCTCCCCAGAGGGCCCTCTGTCTCTTGGAGCTTACCCTGGAATACTGCCGTCGCCTCTGCTGGAGCCACCACCATGCCAAAGCCACCAGGGCAGTTGAGAAAGTCCACAATTACTTAAGGAACACCAGTCTGGCCCCCAGCCTCCAGCTATGCCAACTGGGAGTTGAACTGCTGCAGGTCGGAGAGGGAAGATCCCAGGCAGTGGCCAAAATTCTGATCAAGGCATCAGCTGTCCTCAACAACAACATGGAGGCACTGTCACCCCCACTGCGGGCATTGTGTGACAGCTGCCAGTTCTTCTTCTCAGGCTTAGAGCGAGGCACCAAGAGGCGCTATGGACCTGATGCTATTCTGGGCCTCTTTGCTTTTCTTGGCGGGTACTGCTCCCTCATCCGGCAGCTGCAGGATGGT gtcTGCAGGGACTCCTCCAAGCAGCATCAGTCTTTGGTTCAGATGTACTTCCAGGGACTTCACCTCTACACTGTGGTGGTTTATGACTTTGCCCAAGGCTGTCAG GTAGCTGATTTGACTGACCTGGCCCAGCTAGTAGAGAGTTGCAAATCTACCGTGGCGTGGATGCTGGAGGCTTTACAGGGCTTGTCAGGCCAAATGCTGACGGAGTACCTGGGGATGACTG CCTCTTACACCAGTAACTTGGCCTACAGCTTCTATAGTCACAAGCTCTTTGCTGAGGCCTGTGCCATCTCTGAGCCTGTCTGTCAGCACCTTGGCTTGGTGAAGTTACATACCTATCCTGAGGTGCCTTCTGAGAAG TTGCACAGGTGCTTCCGGCTGCATGTAGAGAGTTTGAAGAAACTGGGTGAACAGGCCCAGGGCTGCAAGATGGTCACTTTGTGGctggcagccctgcagccctgcagccctgaacACATGACTGAGCCAGTCACCTTCTGGGTCCGAGTCAAGATGGATGCAGCCAGAGCTGGAGACAAGGAGCTACAGCTGAG GACTCTGCGAGACAGCCTGAGCGGCTGGGACCCAGAGACCCTGGCCCTCCTGCTGAGGGAGGAGCTGCAGGCTTACAAGGCGGTGCGGGCTGACACAGGGCAGGAGCGGTTCAACGTCATCTGTGACCTGCTGGAGCTAAGCCCTGAGGAGACACCGACGGGAGCCTGGGCTCGAGCCACCCACCTGGTGGAACTGGCTCAGGTGCTCTGCTACCATGACTTTGCCCAGCAGACTGACTG CTCTGCCTTGGATGCTATCCAGGAAGCCCTGCAGctcctggagtctgtgaggccTGAGGCCCAGGCCGAGGATCGGCTTCTGGATGATAAAGCACAAGCCCTGCTGTGGCTCTACATCTGTACCCTGGAGGCCAAAATGCAGGAA GGTATCGAGCGGGATCAGAGAGCCCAGGCCCCTACTAACTTGGAGGAATTTGAAGTCAATGACCTGAACTATGAAGATAAACTCCAGGAAGATcgtttcctatacagtaacattGCCTTCAACCTGGCTGCAGATGCTGGTGAAGACTGTAAACATG CTCAGTCCAAATGCTTGGACGAAGCCCTAGCCCTGTGGAAGGAGGTGCTTACAAAGGGGCAGGCCCCCACTCTGCGGTGTCTCCAGCAGACTGCAGCCTCACTGCAGATCCTAGCTGCCCTCTATCAGCTGGTGGCAAAG CCCCTGCAGGCTCTGGAGGTCCTCCTTCTTGTACGGATTGTCTCCCAGAGACTGGAAGACCATGCGAAGGCAGCTGGCTCCTCGTGCCATGCCACCCAGCTGCTCCTGGCACTGGGCTGTCCCAGCTATGCTCAG TTACACCTGGAAGAGGCAAAGTCAAGTCTGAAGCTTCTGGATCACACCACTGACTCATACCTGCTCCTTTCCCTCACGTGTGACCTTCTTCAAAGTCAACTCTGTTATGTTCACCAGCAg GTGACTGAGGGTGCTTCTCTGTTGCTGTCTGTGCTTCGGGACCCTGCCCTCCAGAGATCATCCAAGGCCTGGTACTTGCTGCGTGTCCAGGCCCTGCAACTGGTGGCAGTCTATCTTAGCCTCTCATCAGACAGCCTCTCAGCCTCCCTGGGGGAGCAGATCTGTGCTCAAG GCTGGCAGACCCCTGAGATAGCACTCATCGACTCCCATAAGCTCCTCCGAAGCATCCTCCTCCTGCTCATGGGCAGTGACATGCTCTCAGTTCAAAAAGCAGCTGTGGAGACTCCGTTTCTGGACTATG GTGAAAATCTGGTGCAAAAATGGCAGGTTCTTGCAGAGGTGCTGAGTTGCTCGGAGAAGCTTGTCTCTCACCTGGGCCGCCTGGGTAGTGTGAGTGAAGCCAAGGCCTTTTGCTTGGAGGCCCTGAAACTTACGACAAAGCTACAGATGCCACGCCA GTGTGCCCTGTTCCTGGTGCTGAAGGGGGAGCTGGAGCTGGCCCGTAATGACGTTGACCTCTGTCAGTCGGACCTGCAGCAGGTTCTGTTCTTGCTCGAATCTTGCACAG AGTTTGGTGGACTAGCCCAGCACCCGGACTCCGTGAAGAAGGTCCACCTGCAGAAGGGGAAGCATCTGGCCCAGGTTCCCCGACCTCCAGAGCTCCCAGAGGAGGAGCCCTTCCTAAGAGGCCCTTCTCTGGAGCTGGTTGCTACTGTGGCCAAGGAGCCTGGCCCCATAGCACCTTCTACTAACTCCTCCCCAGCCCTGAAAGTGaagcccccacccagccccgACTTCCTGACCCATTTGCCCACATGTGATTGCTCACTCTGTGCCAGCCCTGTCCTCTCGGCAGTCTGTCTGCGCTGGACACTGGTCACAGCAGAGTTGAGGCTGACCACGGGCCATGAGGCCCAGGGTCTGAATATGCTGCGGGTCGTGCTGAAGGGTTGCCTCGCAGCCACCGAGCGCTTTACTCAAGCTCTACAAGCTTCCCTGAATCACAAAGCACCCCCTTCCCCTGTCCCAAGCCTTTTGGATGAGATCTTGGCTAAGGCATACACACAGCTGGCACTGGAggggttgagccagccatcaaaCAAGAGCCTGGGGAAGGTCCTGGAGTTGGGGCTAAAGTTTGTGGCTGCTCGGATACCCCACCTGGAGCCCTGGCGAGCTAGCCTACTCTTGATTTGGGCCCTTGAAAAGCTGGCTGGCCTCAGCTGCTGCACTACAGAACTCTTCGCAAGCTCCTGGGGCTGGCAGCCACCATCAATAAAGACCCCGCCAGGCTCAGGGCCCTCTAAGCCTTGGAGCCAAAAGCATTCTGGACGGGGGCGCCAGCAGGCAGTCTCCACCACCCTGCCCCTCCATAATACTCTGGAAGGTGGAGGACCACCCTCTACACCTAAACCCACAGGTCAGGTCAGGCAGGCTGGGCCTCGTGTCCCTTTCACTGTGTTTGAAGAAGTCTTCCACACAAAGAGCAAGCCAGAGGTTCCCAAGGCCCCCAAAGTACAACAGAGGGTCCAGACACGCCTCAAG ATGAACTTCAGTGATGACAGTGACTTGGAAGACCCTTTCTCAGTTGAGGCACAGCTTGCAGAGGAGCTCAAGAGGCGAGGCACTGCTTCCCGAGGCCGGGGCCGGGCTAGGAATGGCCCAAGCTTGAAGACTGTTACAACGGCTGCGCCAGGTAGTGTCCCCAAGCAACCTGGCCTTGGTGGCAGAACCCGGAGAGCCAAGAAGGTGGCATCAGGACATTGTGAGGAGCTGGGTCCTGAGATCATGAGGACCATCCCTGAGGAGGAACTGACTGACAACCAGATGGAAATGAGCTTTGAGATCCTCAGGGGCTCTGATGGGGAAGACTCATCCTCAG GTGGGAAGGCCCCAGCTCCTGGGCCTGACACGGCCATAGGAGAATGTGAGGTGCTGAGACGGGATTCCAGCAAAGAAGAACTGCCCATCCTGGGCCCAGacaaggagagagacaaggctCTTGATCCTCGACACCAACTCCCCTCGACTCCTGTAGCCATTG GTCTCTCTACCCTGGATTCCATCTGTGACTCGCTGAGTGTTGCTTTCCGTGGGGTCAGTCACTGTCCTCCTAGTGGGCTCTACGCTCACCTCTGCCGCTTGTTGGCCTTGTGCCTGGGCCACCGGGATCCCTATGCCACTGCCTGCCTTGTCACTGAGTCTGTCTCCATCACTTGTCGTCACCAGCTGCTCACCCATCTCCACAGACAGCTCAG CAAAGCCCAGAAGCACCGGGGATCAGTCGAAGTAACAGACCAGCTGCAGAAGCTAAGCCTCCAGGAGAGGCAGGGAGATGTCCCTCTGGCCCGCATCCAGCGCCTCTTTTCCTTCAGGGCTTCGGGATCTGGCCACTTCCTCCAGGCTGAGAAGGAGAGATTCCAAGAGCACCTGGCTCTGATCCCCAGTG gggtgactgtgtgtgtgttggctcTGGCTACCCTCCAGCCTGGAACTGTAGACAACACCCTCCTGCTGACTCGCCTGGAAAAAGACAATCACCCAGTCACTGTGCAGATCGCCACTGCCCAGAATAAG TTTCCTTTGAGTTCAGCCCTGAAAGAGTTTGATGCCATccagaaggaacagaaggagaacagcagctgtactgacaaGCGTGAATGGTGGACAGGGAGGCTAGAACTGGACCGTAGGATGGAG GTTCTCATCACTTCCCTAGAGAAGCATGTATTGGGCTGCTGGAGGGGGCTGTTGGTGCCATCCAGTGAGGACTCCAGCCCTGCCCGGGAGGCCTCCCAGCTACAAGAGTTGCTGCAGGAATGTGGCTGGAAATATCCTGATCCTACTCTGCTGAAA ATCATGCTCAGTGGTGCCAGCACCCTCACCCCACAGGACATTCAGGCCCTGGCCTATGGGCTGTGCCCAGCCCGGCCAGAGAGAGCCCAGGAGCTCCTGAGTGAGGCAATAGGACGTCTACAGGGTCAGACGGTACCAAGCAATAAGCACCTTGTCTTAGTGCTAGACAAG GACCTGCAGAAACTGCCATGGGAGAGCATGCCCAGCCTCCGGGCACTGCCTGTCACTCGGCTGCCCTCCTTCCACTTCCTACTCAGCTACTCCATCATCAGAGAG TCTGGGGCCTCATCAGTGCTGAGCCAAGGGGTGGATCCTCGCAGTACCTTCTACGTCCTGAACCCTCACAATAACCTGTCAAGTACAGAGGAGCAATTCCGAGCCCGTTTTAACAG CTATGCCGGGCATGGGGCCGGTGCCCGATTTCTGGATGGGCAGGCTGTCCTACGGCTGAGCTGCCGGGCAGTAGCCTTGCTGTTTGGCTGCAGCAGTGCAGCCCTCGCTGTGCACGGAAACCTGGAGGGGGCTGGCATCGTGCTCAAGTATATCATGGCTGGTTG cCCCCTGTTTCTGGGTAACCTATGGGATGTGACTGACCGTGATATTGACCGCTACACAGAGGCTCTGCTGCAGGGCTGGCTCGGAGCAGGCCCAGGAGCCCCCCTTCTCTACTATGTCAACCAGGCCCGCCAGGCTCCCCGACTCAAGTATCTTATTGGGGCTGCACCTGTAGCCTATGGCTTGCCTGTCTCTCTGCGGTGA